AGTGGAACACATGACAGGAAAAAAAGCAGAATCACGACAAACTAATTTATGTTGGAAAGAGATAaaatgagaggaaaaaaaaacacacatgactAAAATTCACCTTCATCTGTTCCTTAAAGGCGAAGTATTTGCCAGAGCAGTTGAGTTCTCCGAGCAGCTGCTGTTTGCGCTGCTCCTGCAGGACTGGATCCAGAGCTTTTCCACCAGACACAAACATCTGCTGGTACTGATCCAACACCTGAGCCGCCACGCTGGCTATCTGACACTGGTACTCCTCCACTGCCTGAACACATCCAGCACATTATCATCAATGTTTAGGAGTCAGTCTTATGAAGAACTTCTCATATTTTTCATCAATTTacagcagaattattagccaccctgtattttttttttatcaattttaatgaggaaatgttcatgggccaatgacatgagcACATTGAAATGGTCAATATGAATACACTCAAAGAAACATACTTTTTTAAAGAATCGGCACAGCGATTCAGTGACTTACTCATAACGAcagttcttgttttgttttttcattgaattgaatgaatcaGCGCCTTTGAACAAATCGGCTGAGTAACTCATTTATGAAGATGGTTATTTTTGTTATCtataatattttgaataatgaataatattttgttattattcgATGTCTCGGTGCATCTcagtgcattgacggtgctttccatatacagtgttatattttaggggggaggctataatatactgtctgtataaacacacagacacacagcaccacactgtctctcattcacacacatacgaaaacatagacagcaccaaacaaacacacacacacaaaaacacacacaaaaacacacacacacaaacacacacaaaaacacacacacacacacacacacacacaaaaacacacacacacacttaagccctcgcaacaggagAGCTCGAGCTGAgcgcagccaaaaaaaaaaaaagaagcacttttcagacggtcccttactgagagctccttcCAGCgggagctctcccggctaaacacatattgcgagggctaaacggagcagtgctcgtaatgtggagcgaaaaaaaagaaagacagctgtgaaacataaccagctttgtctttttgtaataAACACACGTTTAGATCTTTTTAgtgtaagaggtttttgagttaatgccgtttatcactgaatgtgtgtcaggaatatcgaaaacaaaaccaactgaaccgcgctcattactggcgcccccctggatatacagcgcccttagcatttgcctatggtgcctttGCCacaggccggccctgagttggctgagtgttgtgaatactcgcgctcacctccctcgcgacagagagcataggagataaatgaggtcagtacataataaccggttatgattattactgaaccgataccgaattgtccgcatctgcatcgcggtgcaccgaagaaacaattcattttgacacccctactttttAGGCCCACGCGGAATCTGCACGTTCAGAATTCCGctgattttctgcagatttctgcagattttctgcagaagtaaatgtgtgtatatctaaatatatttagttttttttattaattacagtaatattatgaaaatgtgaaaatgtttatctgatttatgtacaatgcagtttgtaaagtaatattttctgtcttttagtatatatattatatgagagacttgctttgtttaccaaataaagtgaatctaattagatttgcaatttaaacattacataaaagttaaaaaggtattactttttatgtcACTAATTaaggtttttagttatgatactcccaaaataaatccgcagaaatctgcagatttttacaaaaaatacagaaatagcGAGAAACATCCGCAGATTTCGTCTGGCCCTgcttatgagtttttttttgcaGGAGGTTACATTGTGGTGACACATTTCTGTCTTTAAAAATCAGCCACTGACtcaagctatttatttttaaaggctGAGAAATTcgagaacaaaaataaacatcttTATAAGTGAGTCACTCAACTGATTTGTTCTAAAGATCTGATTCATTTAATGCATGAATCACTCATCTGATTTGTTCAAAAGCTCTGCTTGATGAAAGGACAAAACAAGAAGTGTTGTCatgagtgagtcattgaatcactGTGCAGACTCTTTGAACAAACCAAGTACTTTGAGTGTATTCgcatagaccatttcaatgtgcttATGTCAATGgcacatgaacatttcctgcttgttgtcaagtGGTTAGCATGGTTGCCTctcagcaagatggtcgctggtttgaatcccggctggaccagttggcatttctgtgtggagtttgcatgttctctcagtgttcgtgtgggtttcctctgggtgctccggtttccccatagtccaaagatatGTTCTGTGGGTGAATTCaataaactaaataggccgtagtgtatgagtgtgtgtgtgaatgtgagagtgtatgggtgtttcccagaactgggttgcagttggaaggacatCCAATGCATAAAACACATTCTGGAAtaattgacggttcattccgctgtggcggcccctgataaataaggaagtAAGccgaagcaaaataaatgaatgaatgacacaggTAAAACGTTGggaacattgttattgtttacatccctcaaaattgtCTTTACCAAGAAAGTCTTTAAGTTAACTTGCTTTGTTCTGGACCAAACACAATGACTTTTACTGCCCCAAAGATTTGCACTAAAGGGTGAAGATAATTTCAGTTTGATTTAATCGAACCAAACAACAGAGGTGTGAATACTCAGTTAAGGggacacccaaaaataaaattgctgtcatcatttaccaaCTTGTGAATTACAAAAACATTCCGTAAGCCAATCAAGATGGTATTGACAACCATTTTCGGATCAAGATTTAACAGTTGTAAACACTGTGagcatataaatgtatataatctataactgaaaagttatattctttgatTTTAGGGTGTGACAGAACTTAAAATGTCTTAGTTTCCTGAGCCCTGACTGTCTCCAATGTAATGCagattgtcagtttcacagcacagCTGTGTCTATTGTCTAACAAATGGTCAAGCCGGTCAACTAGTCGGACAGGTTCTGTCTCCAAAACATTATTTGCACACTGTTTTCATGCTAAAACGTATTGTGAATGGATACTTATCTGGAAAGGCAATTTACCTAGCCGACAACAAcacttaatttgcatgctttgatTAGACTGTCCCCACCTACATGtttcaatgactgtaaaaatgtattaaactgaATGCCTGCTGTACCAGTTGAGCATTCTTTTGATGACACCACAGCGACGCTGAGTTCTTCTTTttaaaggattctgctttgaagataccCGAAAGTTCTCCCTGGTTTTTGGGCTCGTCTTAGAATCTCACTACAGTATTGGTGCCGTGAGCCAGACAAATTCACAACAACACTGTAAACAGAAGTTCTAAGCATCCTAACGGAATATGCTGGTCTCTATGGCCATTTGACACGCCTTATTCCATGCTACTATGCTGCCTACTTGGTCTTCAACAAGGTCCGGTACCCGACCTTTCACTTTTCTACACTCCTTGACCTCCTGTTTGTGTTCAAACATATATTGACacgtttttttgtttacattaccCACTTAATAAGGGAACGTCTAAAAATAAACCACACAGCCATGACTTAGTAAATCGAGAATTCATGTATAGTTTTAATCGTAAGTCTTAATGTAAATCTCCTAGACAGGCAGTGAGTGGAAAATCAAACGGTTGTTCatttgttaaaaagaaaaatagaaaacataaatataattgtattattagcCACAAATGGTTGTCTTGCACCAGCCCTGTGATGCATGTCAAAAGCCttacgcattgggttaaattcaGGTTTCCAGTCTGTCCCTCCTCAGGTCATGGAACCAACCCCCTAACGTCAGACACAGCGATATTCCAAGATGCAGGCACCCTTGCGctaaaagctatagtaaaacatgccccTTTCTtcaaaatggttacattaatcgtGTTTGTTATAGATATAAACTTGGGTacatgaacagtcatgtgatacATTTCGATTATCGCGAGAAAGTAATaaatcgtttgttacaacattaaaatccatccctgcaaagatgaaacaaatgatgacggagaagtcaaaaaaagctaattttaacTGCGGTCAGGCCAGCCGCCAGTTCAAAAAGAATGGTCATTCTAGCAGCCAAGGTATTTCGGcagtcgctcatacactgcgtattatgGTGGAGCGCTAAACAGcaatgtacagcaagctgacagggaagtcgatgaggtcactcgctacattgaaactgcTGTCAGCGAAAATaaaatggatgttcttggcttgtgaaagatgaacaaacaatcctacccaaaacatgcaaaattagccagatcagttTGGATCCcggccagtagcagcagcagcagtgaaagagTGTTCAGTGCTCCTCAGTAAGCGCAGGActtcatttataatttaatttaatttaagaaagacttatttttattggtgtgtttgCCAATTTAAAGGTTAAGTGTATGTACCTAgacctatttagagtgctgagatgttaagATGGTACAGATGActtatttaatttctttgttcCTCCGTGTTCAGATgtttccgttttcagatgtctccgttttcccccatccacactaaaggctgatttatacttctgcgtcaaacgccggcgtatgctacggtgctgacgcatagccctttgccgtggccgtcggtgtggctgacgtgcacctctcaaaaattgtaactacacgtcgcaacgacgcgtagcgcaagctctgtgattggtcggcttggtagcgctgacaagtctgggcgggaccgagagccgcgcgaatggcgcgatcgattgtttacaagtgtggagttccgtgtaggagctccggatgaaaagttctgttttgtgtttacctcatagttaaagttgttccacgtccgccggtttctgcctcaaaatgagcgagattgagtcacttgtacaaccaggaagtgttcaggaaaagcaaaacagaagcgaagaaactcgacacagagcaacatttacatcttactgccaactagcgtttcggaagtgttaatgcagaccaacagagacagcgcgcagaagtataaatgcacagctgcgcgcgttgcctgcgccgtgagttacactggtcacttgacgcagaagtataaaccaggctttagacgaagcagcagcgttttagaatgaaaacggcctctccagcgtttccaaaacaccTAATTTTCGGctctcgaaaactccggcgtagtgtggatggatggcgtaaccatagcaaaacttatgcattttaaaacggaaacttattagtgtaaatggggcctcagGCTGTATTCTGTCGGGCTCGGGCCCTATTGGGCCTAACTTTTATGGcctgattacagctctaaatCAACTGACAAAAAGTTAACTTgactgacattcattcattacCTTCGGCCTTcccttaatcaggggtcaccacagcagaatgaacggacaactattccaacatatgttttacgcagaggatgcccttccagctgcaacccagtactgggaaaaagtTAAAGTTCATATTTTTGTGAAGTGAAATATGGCCTTGTGTAAACTGTTTTAGATAAATGATTTTcgcatacatttacatttacatttagtcatttagcagacgcttttatccaaagcgacttacaaatgaggacaaggaagcaatttacacaactaagagcaacaatgaataagtactaaaggcaagtttcaggtctgtaaagtctaagaagggaagtgttagtagttttttttttttttttttttttttttttttttttgtacaattagtgtgatattcaaagaggcaattgcagcttaggaagtgaagtggagactaaatagttgagtttttagtcgtttcttgaaaatagcgagtgactctgctgttctgatgcagttagggagttcattccaccaactgggcagattgagcgtgagcgttcgcgaaagtgattttttccctctttgggatggaaccacgaggcgacgttcattcacagaacgcaagtttctggagggcacatagatctgcagaagtgagtgcagataagaaggtgctaggccagaagtcactttgtaggcaaacatcagagttttgaatttgatgcgagcagcaactggcagccagtgcaaacggactagcagcggagtgacatgtgctcgtttaggttcattgaagacaactcgtgctgctgcattctggagcagttgaagaggcttgatagagttagctggaagcccagctagtagagagttgcagtaatccagtttggagagaacaagagcttgaacaaggagttgagctgcatgttcagataagaagggtcggatctttctgatgttatagagtgcaaatctgcacgatcgagcagttctagaaatgtggtcagagaagtttagttggtcatcaatcgttactccaaggcttttcaccattttggatgcagtaatggttgccccatccatctggattgaaaagttatggtgtagagtcgggttggcagaaactacaagcatttccgtttttgcgaggttcagctgaagatgatgatctttcatccagtgtgaaatatccaacaggcaggctgagatacgagctggaaccgagggatcatcaggatgaaaagagaggtatagctgggtgtcatcagcatagcagtggtaggagaatccatgtctctggatgactggtcctagagatgatgtgtagatggagaagagaagtggcccaagaacagagccttgaggtaccccagtgtttagatgctgtaggttggacacctctcccctccaagacaccctgaatgacctgtcagagaggtaagatctaaaccattgtataacagtgcccgcaacgcccagtgactcaagcgtagatagcaggatctggtggttgacagtgtcaaaagcagctgacaagtccagcaaaatgaggactgatgatttagagtctgctttagccagtctgagatcctccacgaccgagagcagggcagtctcagttgagtggcctttcttaaagccggattgcttgttgtccatgagattgttttgagtaagaaagtccaggacttgattgaacactactttctccagaatcttggccatgaatggaagcagggatactggtctgtagttttcaagtagcgtatggtccaggttgggtttctttagcagtggggttaccctagcctgcttaaatgtagtggggaataaaccagagtcaagagatgtgttaattatgtgagtcagtgttggtatgactgcaggagagatggcttgcaagagatgagagggaatgggatcgagtggacaggtggttgcatggctagatagcacaagtttggacacctcagactcagagagctgagaaaaagaggtgagtgtgtgtggtgttggtgttgtatcttgcgtgtttgttgtaggtgcagcaaattgagcactgatttttgcagttttggtgcagaagaatgtagcaaagtcatcagtagtaagtgtggaggatgcgggtggaggaggaggatagaggagggaggaaaatgttttaaaaagtaggcgaggattagtggcattgttgattttcagacggtaatacgtctgctttgcagaagtaacctcagctgagaaagaggacagaagagtttggtatgttaagagatgtgcaggatttttagttttccgccaaattctctctgcagcccgaagttttgagcgatgctcacggagagcatccgagagccagggtgcaggaggactggcacgggctggcctggatgcaagaggacataatcggtctagacatgatgctagtgtggagcagagtgtattagtggcactgttcgaatcaagtgcagtgagtttgcgagatggaggaagagagtctgaaacaatggtggatagtctattgggtgagagagatcgtaggtttctgcgaaaggtaaccagtgttggagtgtgtggcggctcaggagtaatgtggatgttgagagacagaaggaaatgatcagatatttgtagtggagttactattgtttgatcagtgaagcagtgtcgtgtgtaaataaggtctagctgattacctgatttgtgggtagcagaagtaggtgctctttttaggtcaaaagaggcaagcagagtctgaaagtctgcagcttgcggtttgtcaacgtaaatgttgaagtcacctagcaccaataagggagtggcaaaattagaaaaagatgagagaagaacatccagttcatctaggaagtgacctaatttacctggtgggcggtagatgacaaccacatttatgtagaaggggtggataatggtgactgcatggaattcaaaggagctgattgttggcagggacggtatcagagtaaatttccattctttggaaattagtagtccagtcccaccccctctccctgtctgacgaggagtgtgggaaaaagagaaattagcagaaagagtagcatgtgtagcagtgtcctccggcctcaaccaggtctcagttagagccatgagattatagtcagaatatgtagctatggaggtaataaaatcagccttgttaacagctgattgacaattccagaggcccacggagagagagagttgtgaaatagtagatacatgtattgaacgaaggttgtgaggattacgcctgcagcgcacctcccgtgttttgcgagtgttagtaacaacaggaattagaaaacacataataaaagtgcactgacaacaaaaaataagtgtgaagtaaaacaatacagtaaagtactcaagtgctttgtcggtgtctttgctcggtggagtcgcgcaggtagagtcgatggtctttaccctcgtcggtcttcacacgaggcggtcttcacacgaggctgccgcgaccgctgccgcggtgaactagttgtttatataaccccaaagcactagctgattgaattcagctggacacgcctcgagagtcaaaacaagggccgaaactgaggcggacgacgcgaaccgcgtctgcgttcgctacacaagctcttatagtaaccaaggaaacagtggctaaacaacttctagtattatacacaactgaaagcaagtttaaatgtcctacaactttacacaaacagctggaaacaagtcctcaaaccatacacaacaactgaaacaaatcttaaatgtacttacaggctgctgttctagatgctgctaaagtgcttctcctgccgactaatgctaccgtgctcactatatagtggttacctggcgtttggacacgcctcccgagtcaaaacaagggccgaaactgaggcggacgacgcgaaccgcgtctgcgttcgctacacaagctcttatagtaaccaaggaaacagtggctaaacaacttctagtattatacacaactgaaagcaagtttaaatgtcctacaactttacacaaacagctggaaacaagtcctcaaaccatacacaacaactgaaacaaatcttaaatgtacttacaggctgctgttctagatgctgctaaagtgcatAGATGTGACAGTGAGAGAAACACATGACAGGGATATTAAAAAACAAGATGAAACGTATCTCTTACTCGTTCTGCTCCTGCTGGCCGTCGAGGCAGAGGAGGTCTTGGTGGAACCAGCTCCATCACACTGCACAACACATAATAATCTTTCATTGTGAAGCACATTTCAGGCATATCTGAAGACAAACCAATGCTCTGACTGTGAATGAAAGTCTTTCTGTTACCGTTTGGCCAGCTCCTCCGGTGGTCTCTTTGGAACCAGTGGCTTTTCCACAAAAATGTCGATAATAATGTATGATCTTGAATCGGCGTACATCTGAGAGGATAATAAAAAATTCACTCTATAACAAGAGTATTTTCACACTTCTCTGTTTTACTCTGATGTTTGTTTGATTGACAGGGGAGCTTACCTGGCCCTCTGTGTTCACCTGTTGCTCCTGTCCATTCACATTCTCAGCCAGAGCTGGTTTTCCCTGAG
This portion of the Danio rerio strain Tuebingen ecotype United States chromosome 3, GRCz12tu, whole genome shotgun sequence genome encodes:
- the cfap70 gene encoding cilia- and flagella-associated protein 70 isoform X3, with translation MCFLIPVVTNTRKTREVRCRRNPHNLRSIHVSTISQLSLSVGLWNCQSAVNKADFITSIATYSDYNLMALTETWLRPEDTATHATLSANFSFSHTPRQTGRGGGTGLLISKEWKFTLIPSLPTISSFEFHAVTIIHPFYINVVVIYRPPGDFNIYVDKPQAADFQTLLASFDLKRAPTSATHKSGNQLDLIYTRHCFTDQTIVTPLQISDHFLLSLNIHITPEPPHTPTLVTFRRNLRSLSPNRLSTIVSDSLPPSRKLTALDSNSATNTLCSTLASCLDRLCPLASRPARASPPAPWLSDALREHRSKLRAAERIWRKTKNPAHLLTYQTLLSSFSAEVTSAKQTYYRLKINNATNPRLLFKTFSSLLYPPPPPASSTLTTDDFATFFCTKTAKISAQFAAPTTNTQDTTPTPHTLTSFSQLSESEVSKLVLSSHATTCPLDPIPSHLLQAISPAVIPTLTHIINTSLDSGLFPTTFKQARVTPLLKKPNLDHTLLENYRPVSLLPFMAKILEKVVFNQVLDFLTQNNLMDNKQSGFKKGHSTETALLSVVEDLRLAKADSKSSVLILLDLSAAFDTVNHQILLSTLESLGVAGTVIQWFRSYLSDRSFRVSWRGEVSNLQHLNTGVPQGSVLGPLLFSIYTSSLGPVIQRHGFSYHCYADDTQLYLSFHPDDPSVPARISACLLDISHWMKDHHLQLNLAKTEMLVVSANPTLHHNFSIQMDGATITASKMVKSLGVTIDDQLNFSDHISRTARSCRFALYNIRKIRPFLSEHAAQLLVQALVLSKLDYCNSLLAGLPANSIKPLQLLQNAAARVVFNEPKRAHVTPLLVRLHWLPVAARIKFKTLMFAYKVTSGLAPSYLHSLLQIYVPSRNLRSVNERRLVVPSQRGKKSLSRTLTLNLPSWWNELPNCIRTAESLAIFKKRLKTQLFSLHFTS